A portion of the Corynebacterium ammoniagenes DSM 20306 genome contains these proteins:
- a CDS encoding type I polyketide synthase: protein MSLTPLHTLSNDSTAPAVLFAGQGSAWQKAIADAAASPHQGAQLRDILKEVRTTTGPVARIIASSCPGVYERLEELAQTPADQAPVAKEYDAYPAYSIPGIVLGQIGAIEHLRELGIDVDSAQLAGHSQGSLGVAAVKDARQALAIAVLMGTAAAVTQGANDSRSHMLSVRGVPREMVEEYLAGDAAIAVVNGRVHFALSGTPEDLAKTESNLTQAAESYNDALEERRIGGSEINPVFDVLAVALPFHHASLQDAADLTVDYATQCGLDAELARELADSILVQPHSWVETVAGLNSTYLLSLDRGLSSLTTPLIAGTGKVVVPAATPAERDNLATPGTELPTAVNYEKFSPKLISLPNGKSYTQTRFSEWTGMSPIILGGMTPTTMDPGIVAAAANGGYWSEMAGGGQYSDEAFTINKDGMMELLEPGRTAAFNTMFFDRYLWNLQFGVTRIVPKARANGAAFTGVTISAGIPELDEAKELLDQLTSDGFPYISFKPGTTKQIQDCIAIAADNPTHRVIIQIEDGHAGGHHSWVDLDEMLLATYASAREHDNLAITVGGGIHSPDRASEYLTGTWSTKYGLPIMPVDGVFLGTVAMATKEATANDDVKQLLVDTPGISPETNGGWVGRLDADGGVSSSQSHLLADLHEIDNSFAKASRMITSIPIEEYDERRDEIIAALDKTSKPYFGDLSEMTYEDWVARFAERAYPWVDPTWHDRFHDLLQRVEARLNDADHGDIETLFPTLDDSENAPEAVAKLLAAYPNAKTTKVNTRDEAWFPTLIRKHVKPMPWTTAIDGDLKEWFAKDTLWQAQDPRYDADGVRIIPGPVSVAGITKKNEPVANLLGRFEDATTAALNDAGVAPVELYSRLASAKNAEEFLRNAPTIMWHGHLIANPAYELPEEAFDIVDDGEGFAIRINSDSYWDNLPEEQRPFYVKHVDIPVALSEAVATGASPVVDDARLPKAVFDLLAGVAGVGSISETGDKITELPKVIEGSVSEENPYGLVEYSFTLPSTLLTAHTAVTGAALGTANAGTPDALVGPCWPAIYTALGTGRLTEEHGEPAGTDFPVIEGLLNAVHLDHVVDVRVPLHELAKGEKGEGRRIDVTSRCASIAESNSGRIVTVELELWDAATQEVVATQMQRFAIRGRATGTSVPVSAPSWGGGKSQDKIETTPRSFVDRAIVTAPSDMTPFALVSGDYNPIHTSTNAARLVNLDAPLVHGMWLSATAQHLAGNHGTVVGWTYSMYGMVQLNDEVEITVERVGRKGIHAAFEVTCRIDGEVVSRGQALMAQPRTAYVYPGQGIQAEGMGRGDRDASAAAREVWRRADRHTRTALGFSIRQIIDDNPTELVVRGTKFVHPNGVLHLTQFTQVALAVVAYAQTERLREADALGTNSMYAGHSLGEYTALASLANIFDLEAVIDIVYSRGSAMGTLVERDENGNSNYGMGALRPNMIGVPADQVEAYIAQTAEETGEFLEIVNYNIAGQQYSIAGTKAGLAALKKKANSVKDRAYVTVPGIDVPFHSQVLRDGVPAFAEKLDELLPETLDLDALVGRYVPNLVALPFELTQEFVDKVKPLAPSGKLDNLKVEDTDEQALARLLMIELLSWQFASPVRWIETQQLLFEEVDQIIEVGLAASPTLTNLAKRSMDIAGVDLPVFNVERDQDQVMLQDVQEAPAASFDVEEGEATSSTAASETPGESAAAASDNTQAIPSAEPQTVAEAPAPSAAPAGGTAAADAPDLPFTAAEAIMVLFAFQNKIRQDQINDSDTVEELTNGVSSRRNQLLMDMSAEIGVPAIDGAADADVATLRERVKTAAPGYSPFGTVLSEAITARLRQLTGAAGVKPAYISERVTGTWGLPMSWAAHVEAEILLGSREEDSVRGGSLSTVPSAASSKADVDALVDAAVQAVAAAHGTSVSMGAASGAGGGGVVDSAALDAYADIVTGENGVLATAARQVLAQLGLVEEAPETPETDNTLFETVEAELGSGWEKTVTPSFDAKRAVLFDDRWASAREDLARVALGEIDLPVKRFQGTGETIAKQAEWWAENTAASTGAHAKATSAETLHAIAAAAREELDGEFAGDVALVTGAAPGSIATALVERLLEGGATVIMTASRVSQSRKEFARKLYAAHAIPGAALWVVPANLSSYRDVDALIDWIGNEQRESVGNEVKITKPALTPTLAFPFAAPSVSGSVADAGPQAENQTRLLLWSVERTIAGLSNLAQQGVDTRCHIVLPGSPNRGMFGGDGAYGEVKAALDAILAKWSAEAGWPEGVTLAQAKIGWVSGTSLMGGNDVLIPAAEAAGIHVWDPEEISSQLISLASEESRAKAAEAPLELDLTGGLGSSKISISELAAQAREDAEAQAASGDNADAAAEAPAATIPALPNTRSVELPAALPEGEVGDVTTDLDDMVVIAGVGEVSSWGSGRTRFEAEYGLQRDGAVDLTAAGVLELAWMTGLISWSNDPRPAWYDEEGTEVDEADIYARFRDEVVARSGIRTLTDKYNMVDQGSIDLTSVFLDRDIVFTVPTEQEALDIEEADPSFTKLREVDGEWEVTRLKGATARVPRKATLTRTVAGQMPDHFDAAKWGIPDHMLDALDRMAVWNLVTAVDAFTQAGFSPAELLQVIHPAQVATTQGTGIGGMESLHKVFVTRLLGEDRPSDILQEALPNVIAAHTMQSLVGGYGSMIHPIGACATAAVSIEEGVDKIALGKADLVVAGGIDDVQVESLTGFGDMNATAETKKMTDQGIDDRFISRANDRRRGGFLEAEGGGTVLLVRGSLAREMGLPVYAVVAHAASYGDGAHTSIPAPGLGALGAGRGRKNSRLAKGLAGLGLTPNDVSVLSKHDTSTNANDPNESELHSILWPAIGRDVDQPLFVISQKSLTGHSKAGAALFQTGGLIDVFRTGRIPANLSLDCVDPLIEPKATNLVWLRSPLDVEAANRPVKAAALTSLGFGHVGALIVYAHPGVFEAAVAQQVSAEAAAEWREKANARLAAGAARFEAGMIGKETLFEVIDGRRLPDAAGTVEIENYGPVAADKAAEIALLLDDDIRLTAEGTFPPAK from the coding sequence ATGTCGTTGACCCCCTTGCATACCTTGTCTAATGACAGCACTGCTCCCGCGGTGCTGTTTGCGGGTCAGGGTTCTGCATGGCAAAAGGCCATCGCTGATGCCGCAGCCAGCCCTCACCAGGGCGCACAATTGCGCGACATCCTAAAAGAAGTTCGCACGACCACCGGCCCAGTAGCACGCATCATTGCGTCGTCGTGCCCTGGCGTTTATGAACGCTTGGAAGAACTTGCTCAGACCCCCGCTGACCAAGCACCGGTGGCCAAGGAATATGACGCGTACCCGGCTTACTCCATCCCCGGCATCGTCCTGGGACAAATTGGTGCCATTGAGCACCTGCGCGAGCTGGGCATCGATGTCGATTCCGCGCAGTTAGCAGGCCACTCCCAGGGTTCATTAGGTGTTGCAGCCGTTAAGGATGCACGCCAGGCCCTGGCTATTGCTGTTTTGATGGGTACTGCAGCAGCGGTGACCCAGGGCGCGAATGATTCCCGCTCCCACATGCTGTCCGTGCGTGGCGTACCACGTGAGATGGTCGAAGAATACCTCGCTGGTGACGCTGCGATTGCCGTGGTCAACGGCCGCGTGCACTTTGCACTGTCGGGTACCCCAGAGGATCTGGCTAAGACCGAGTCCAACCTCACCCAGGCTGCCGAGTCCTACAACGACGCGCTGGAAGAACGCCGCATCGGCGGCTCCGAAATTAACCCAGTCTTCGACGTATTGGCCGTGGCACTTCCTTTCCACCACGCATCACTGCAGGATGCAGCGGATCTGACCGTGGACTACGCCACCCAGTGTGGCCTGGACGCTGAGCTTGCACGCGAGCTGGCAGATTCCATCCTGGTTCAGCCACATAGCTGGGTTGAGACCGTGGCCGGTCTCAACTCCACCTACCTGCTCTCCTTAGACCGTGGTCTGTCTTCGTTGACTACACCTTTGATTGCCGGCACCGGCAAGGTTGTGGTTCCAGCTGCTACGCCAGCGGAGCGCGATAACCTGGCTACCCCAGGCACTGAGCTGCCTACCGCGGTGAACTACGAGAAGTTCTCACCAAAGCTCATCTCCTTGCCCAACGGCAAGTCCTACACTCAGACTCGTTTCTCCGAGTGGACCGGCATGTCCCCCATCATTTTGGGCGGCATGACGCCGACCACGATGGATCCGGGCATCGTTGCCGCAGCGGCCAACGGTGGCTACTGGTCAGAGATGGCCGGTGGCGGTCAGTACTCCGATGAAGCTTTTACCATCAACAAAGACGGCATGATGGAGCTGCTGGAGCCAGGTCGCACCGCAGCATTTAACACCATGTTCTTTGACCGCTACCTGTGGAACCTACAGTTCGGTGTCACCCGCATTGTTCCCAAGGCACGCGCTAATGGTGCTGCGTTTACCGGCGTGACCATCTCCGCTGGTATCCCAGAGCTGGATGAAGCCAAGGAATTGCTGGACCAGCTCACCTCCGATGGCTTCCCATACATCTCTTTCAAGCCGGGCACCACCAAGCAGATTCAAGACTGCATCGCTATCGCAGCGGATAACCCCACCCACCGCGTCATCATCCAAATTGAAGACGGCCACGCTGGTGGCCACCACTCCTGGGTGGATCTGGATGAAATGCTGCTGGCTACCTACGCATCTGCCCGTGAGCACGACAACCTGGCCATCACTGTTGGTGGCGGCATCCACTCCCCAGACCGCGCATCGGAATACCTGACCGGTACCTGGTCCACCAAGTACGGTTTGCCCATCATGCCGGTTGATGGTGTCTTCTTGGGCACCGTAGCCATGGCGACCAAGGAAGCAACGGCTAATGATGACGTTAAGCAGTTGCTAGTTGATACCCCAGGTATTTCCCCAGAGACCAATGGCGGTTGGGTAGGCCGACTAGATGCCGACGGCGGCGTCTCCTCCTCCCAGTCCCACCTGTTGGCTGACTTGCACGAGATTGATAACTCGTTTGCCAAGGCCTCGCGCATGATCACCTCGATCCCGATCGAGGAGTATGACGAGCGTCGCGACGAGATCATTGCTGCTCTGGACAAGACCTCCAAGCCATACTTCGGTGACCTGTCGGAGATGACCTACGAGGATTGGGTCGCTCGTTTCGCAGAGCGCGCCTACCCTTGGGTGGATCCAACCTGGCACGATCGTTTCCACGATCTGCTCCAGCGCGTAGAAGCGCGTCTCAATGACGCTGACCACGGCGACATCGAGACCCTATTCCCCACACTCGACGACTCCGAGAACGCACCAGAGGCAGTAGCCAAGCTGCTGGCTGCCTACCCGAATGCAAAGACCACCAAGGTCAACACCCGCGATGAGGCATGGTTCCCTACCCTTATCCGCAAGCACGTCAAGCCAATGCCGTGGACCACCGCTATTGACGGTGACCTGAAGGAATGGTTTGCCAAGGACACCCTGTGGCAGGCCCAGGACCCACGCTACGACGCAGACGGCGTACGCATCATTCCAGGACCGGTTTCGGTTGCTGGTATCACCAAGAAGAATGAGCCCGTCGCAAACCTGCTCGGTCGCTTCGAAGACGCCACCACCGCAGCGCTTAACGATGCCGGCGTGGCACCAGTTGAGCTCTACTCCCGCTTGGCTTCTGCCAAGAATGCAGAAGAGTTCCTGCGCAATGCACCAACCATCATGTGGCACGGTCACCTCATTGCCAACCCGGCGTATGAGCTGCCAGAAGAAGCTTTTGACATCGTCGATGACGGCGAAGGCTTTGCTATTCGCATCAACTCTGACTCCTACTGGGATAACCTCCCAGAAGAGCAGCGTCCGTTCTACGTCAAGCACGTTGATATCCCCGTTGCGCTGTCGGAAGCCGTAGCAACCGGTGCCTCCCCTGTTGTTGATGACGCGCGTTTGCCAAAGGCAGTCTTCGACCTGCTCGCAGGCGTTGCTGGTGTCGGGTCTATCTCTGAGACCGGCGATAAGATCACCGAACTGCCGAAGGTCATCGAAGGCTCTGTCTCCGAAGAAAACCCTTACGGCCTGGTGGAATACTCCTTTACCTTGCCTTCTACCCTGCTGACCGCACACACCGCGGTAACCGGCGCTGCCTTGGGCACCGCCAACGCAGGCACCCCAGATGCGCTGGTTGGCCCCTGCTGGCCAGCAATTTACACCGCGCTGGGCACCGGTCGATTGACCGAAGAACACGGTGAGCCAGCCGGCACCGACTTCCCGGTCATTGAAGGCCTGCTCAACGCAGTCCACCTCGACCACGTCGTCGATGTGCGTGTTCCTCTTCACGAACTCGCAAAGGGTGAAAAGGGCGAAGGCCGTCGCATTGACGTCACCTCCCGCTGTGCATCCATCGCGGAATCCAACTCCGGTCGCATTGTCACCGTGGAACTTGAGTTGTGGGATGCCGCAACTCAAGAAGTTGTGGCGACGCAGATGCAGCGCTTTGCCATCCGTGGCCGCGCTACCGGCACCTCCGTTCCGGTTTCTGCACCATCCTGGGGCGGCGGCAAGTCTCAGGACAAGATTGAGACCACCCCACGTTCCTTCGTGGATCGCGCCATTGTCACCGCGCCATCGGATATGACCCCATTCGCGCTGGTCTCCGGTGACTACAACCCAATTCACACCTCCACCAACGCCGCGCGCTTGGTCAACCTCGACGCCCCACTGGTGCACGGCATGTGGCTATCTGCCACCGCGCAGCACCTAGCTGGCAACCACGGCACCGTGGTGGGTTGGACCTATTCCATGTACGGCATGGTCCAGCTCAACGATGAAGTAGAAATCACCGTCGAACGCGTAGGCCGCAAGGGCATTCACGCAGCATTCGAGGTCACCTGCCGCATCGACGGCGAAGTAGTCTCCCGCGGCCAGGCGCTCATGGCACAGCCACGCACCGCTTATGTCTACCCAGGCCAGGGCATCCAGGCCGAGGGCATGGGCCGTGGTGACCGCGATGCTTCGGCAGCAGCGCGTGAGGTATGGCGTCGTGCAGACCGCCACACCCGCACCGCACTGGGCTTTTCTATTCGCCAGATCATCGATGACAACCCCACCGAGCTCGTCGTTCGCGGCACCAAGTTCGTCCACCCCAATGGCGTGCTGCACTTAACGCAGTTCACTCAGGTTGCCCTCGCAGTCGTTGCTTATGCACAAACCGAGCGCCTGCGCGAAGCAGATGCTCTGGGCACCAACTCCATGTACGCCGGTCACTCACTGGGTGAGTACACCGCGCTGGCATCGTTGGCGAATATCTTTGACCTCGAAGCGGTTATCGACATCGTCTACTCCCGTGGCTCTGCCATGGGCACCTTGGTCGAACGTGATGAAAACGGTAACTCCAACTACGGCATGGGCGCGCTGCGTCCAAACATGATTGGTGTTCCCGCAGACCAGGTTGAGGCCTACATCGCGCAGACCGCGGAAGAAACTGGCGAATTCCTCGAAATCGTCAACTACAACATCGCTGGTCAGCAGTACTCCATCGCGGGTACCAAGGCTGGTTTGGCCGCCCTGAAGAAAAAGGCCAACTCCGTCAAGGACCGTGCTTATGTCACGGTTCCAGGCATCGATGTACCTTTCCACTCCCAGGTACTGCGCGACGGCGTTCCTGCTTTCGCAGAAAAGCTCGATGAACTGTTGCCAGAAACCTTGGACCTGGACGCCCTGGTCGGCCGCTACGTGCCGAACCTGGTGGCGCTGCCATTCGAGCTGACCCAGGAATTTGTCGATAAGGTCAAGCCTTTGGCTCCTTCCGGCAAGCTGGATAACCTCAAGGTCGAAGACACCGATGAGCAAGCCCTTGCTCGCCTGCTCATGATTGAGCTATTGTCCTGGCAGTTCGCATCACCTGTGCGCTGGATTGAAACCCAGCAGCTGCTCTTTGAAGAAGTAGACCAGATCATCGAAGTCGGTCTCGCGGCATCCCCAACGCTGACCAACTTGGCCAAGCGCTCCATGGATATCGCCGGCGTGGACCTCCCGGTCTTCAACGTCGAACGCGACCAAGACCAGGTCATGCTCCAAGACGTTCAGGAAGCACCAGCTGCCTCCTTCGACGTCGAGGAAGGAGAGGCCACCTCTTCGACCGCAGCGTCTGAAACCCCAGGTGAATCCGCTGCGGCGGCCTCGGATAATACCCAGGCCATCCCATCGGCTGAGCCACAAACGGTGGCAGAGGCACCAGCACCATCCGCCGCACCAGCTGGCGGCACCGCTGCCGCAGATGCTCCTGACCTGCCATTTACCGCAGCAGAAGCCATCATGGTTCTGTTCGCTTTCCAGAACAAGATCCGCCAGGACCAGATCAATGACTCGGATACGGTCGAAGAGCTCACCAACGGTGTCTCCTCCCGCCGTAACCAACTGTTGATGGATATGTCCGCAGAAATCGGCGTGCCCGCCATTGACGGTGCAGCCGATGCTGACGTGGCAACCTTGCGTGAGCGCGTCAAGACTGCCGCTCCGGGCTACTCGCCATTCGGCACCGTCTTGTCTGAGGCTATTACCGCTCGTCTGCGCCAGCTCACTGGTGCAGCAGGCGTCAAGCCGGCCTACATTTCAGAGCGCGTGACCGGAACTTGGGGCTTGCCTATGTCCTGGGCAGCCCACGTTGAGGCTGAAATCTTGCTCGGCTCCCGTGAAGAAGACTCCGTGCGCGGTGGCTCCTTGTCCACCGTTCCTTCCGCGGCGTCGTCGAAGGCCGATGTCGATGCGCTTGTCGATGCCGCGGTCCAGGCCGTAGCCGCAGCACACGGCACCTCGGTATCCATGGGTGCTGCGAGTGGCGCCGGCGGCGGTGGAGTCGTCGACTCCGCAGCCTTGGATGCTTACGCAGATATCGTCACCGGTGAAAACGGTGTCCTCGCTACTGCTGCTCGCCAGGTTCTGGCTCAGCTGGGCTTGGTCGAGGAAGCCCCTGAGACCCCTGAGACCGATAACACCTTGTTCGAGACCGTCGAGGCCGAGCTGGGTTCCGGTTGGGAAAAGACCGTTACCCCATCCTTTGACGCCAAGCGCGCAGTGCTTTTCGATGACCGCTGGGCGTCTGCTCGCGAAGATCTCGCCCGCGTGGCACTCGGCGAGATCGACTTGCCAGTCAAGCGTTTCCAGGGAACCGGAGAGACCATCGCCAAGCAAGCGGAATGGTGGGCGGAGAACACCGCTGCTTCCACTGGTGCGCACGCGAAGGCAACCTCTGCCGAGACCCTGCATGCTATTGCTGCCGCAGCGCGCGAAGAACTCGACGGCGAATTCGCTGGCGATGTCGCGTTGGTCACCGGTGCAGCCCCAGGCTCCATTGCTACCGCTCTCGTAGAACGCCTGCTGGAAGGCGGCGCGACCGTCATCATGACTGCGTCACGTGTCAGCCAGTCCCGTAAGGAATTTGCACGCAAGCTCTACGCTGCACACGCGATTCCTGGCGCTGCCCTGTGGGTTGTTCCTGCGAACTTGAGCTCCTACCGCGATGTTGATGCTCTCATTGACTGGATTGGTAATGAGCAGCGTGAATCTGTCGGCAACGAAGTCAAGATCACCAAGCCAGCGTTGACCCCAACCTTGGCCTTCCCATTCGCGGCACCTTCCGTGTCCGGTTCTGTGGCCGATGCCGGCCCACAGGCTGAAAACCAGACTCGCCTGCTGCTGTGGTCTGTTGAGCGCACCATCGCTGGTCTGTCCAACCTGGCGCAGCAAGGCGTGGATACCCGCTGCCACATTGTGCTGCCTGGTTCTCCGAACCGCGGCATGTTCGGTGGCGACGGCGCTTACGGCGAAGTCAAGGCAGCCTTGGACGCTATTTTGGCCAAGTGGTCTGCAGAAGCAGGCTGGCCAGAAGGTGTTACCTTGGCACAAGCCAAGATTGGCTGGGTCTCTGGTACCTCCCTGATGGGCGGCAACGACGTTCTGATTCCGGCAGCGGAAGCCGCTGGCATCCACGTGTGGGACCCAGAAGAGATTTCTTCCCAGCTCATCTCCCTAGCTTCCGAAGAATCCCGCGCGAAGGCAGCCGAGGCTCCACTAGAGCTGGATCTGACCGGTGGTCTGGGCTCGTCCAAGATCTCCATCTCCGAGCTGGCTGCCCAGGCCCGCGAGGACGCCGAGGCACAAGCTGCTTCCGGTGATAATGCAGACGCAGCTGCGGAAGCTCCTGCAGCCACGATTCCAGCACTGCCTAATACCCGTTCAGTAGAGCTGCCTGCAGCGCTACCGGAAGGTGAAGTGGGCGACGTAACCACGGATCTGGATGACATGGTCGTCATCGCAGGTGTCGGCGAAGTCTCCTCGTGGGGTTCGGGCCGTACCCGCTTTGAGGCAGAATATGGCTTGCAGCGCGATGGCGCTGTGGACCTGACCGCCGCTGGTGTCTTGGAATTGGCATGGATGACCGGACTGATTTCCTGGTCCAATGACCCACGTCCAGCCTGGTACGACGAAGAGGGCACCGAAGTCGATGAAGCAGATATCTACGCTCGCTTCCGCGACGAGGTTGTAGCTCGCTCCGGTATCCGTACCTTGACCGATAAGTACAACATGGTTGACCAGGGCTCCATTGACCTGACTTCTGTGTTCTTGGACCGCGATATCGTCTTCACCGTTCCTACCGAACAAGAAGCACTCGATATTGAAGAAGCCGACCCATCGTTTACCAAGCTGCGCGAAGTCGACGGCGAGTGGGAAGTCACCCGTTTGAAGGGTGCCACCGCCCGCGTGCCACGCAAGGCAACGTTGACTCGTACCGTTGCTGGTCAAATGCCGGATCACTTCGATGCTGCCAAGTGGGGCATTCCAGACCACATGCTGGATGCACTCGACCGCATGGCCGTGTGGAACCTGGTGACCGCAGTCGATGCCTTTACCCAGGCGGGCTTTAGCCCGGCTGAGTTGCTGCAGGTTATTCACCCAGCGCAGGTTGCTACCACCCAGGGCACCGGTATCGGCGGCATGGAATCCCTGCACAAGGTCTTCGTGACCCGTCTGCTCGGTGAAGACCGTCCTTCCGACATCCTGCAGGAAGCACTGCCTAACGTTATTGCAGCGCACACCATGCAGTCTTTGGTGGGCGGCTACGGTTCGATGATTCACCCTATCGGTGCTTGTGCCACCGCTGCGGTGTCCATCGAAGAAGGCGTGGACAAGATTGCCCTGGGCAAGGCCGACCTGGTCGTTGCCGGTGGTATCGATGACGTCCAAGTTGAGTCTTTGACCGGCTTCGGCGACATGAACGCCACCGCTGAGACCAAGAAGATGACCGATCAGGGCATTGATGACCGCTTCATCTCCCGTGCGAATGACCGCCGTCGTGGCGGCTTCCTCGAGGCAGAAGGCGGCGGTACCGTGCTTCTGGTTCGCGGTTCCCTGGCTCGTGAGATGGGTCTGCCGGTCTACGCGGTCGTTGCGCACGCGGCGTCCTACGGCGACGGTGCCCACACCTCCATTCCTGCTCCAGGTTTGGGTGCTTTGGGCGCTGGCCGTGGCCGGAAGAACTCCCGCCTGGCCAAGGGCTTGGCTGGTTTGGGTCTGACTCCAAATGACGTCTCGGTACTGTCCAAGCACGACACCTCGACCAACGCCAATGACCCGAATGAGTCGGAACTGCACTCCATCTTGTGGCCTGCTATTGGCCGCGATGTGGACCAGCCACTGTTTGTGATTTCGCAGAAGTCACTGACTGGTCACTCCAAGGCTGGTGCCGCGCTGTTCCAGACCGGCGGTTTGATTGACGTCTTCCGCACGGGACGCATTCCAGCTAACCTGTCGCTGGATTGTGTGGATCCATTGATTGAGCCAAAGGCCACGAACTTGGTCTGGCTACGCTCCCCACTAGATGTGGAAGCAGCCAACCGCCCGGTCAAGGCCGCGGCGCTCACCTCGCTCGGCTTCGGTCACGTCGGTGCATTGATTGTCTACGCGCACCCAGGTGTCTTCGAGGCTGCCGTTGCCCAGCAGGTTTCGGCCGAGGCTGCTGCCGAATGGCGCGAGAAGGCAAATGCCCGCCTCGCCGCCGGTGCAGCACGCTTCGAAGCCGGCATGATTGGCAAGGAAACCTTGTTCGAGGTCATCGACGGCCGCCGCCTGCCTGACGCAGCGGGCACCGTTGAGATTGAGAACTACGGCCCAGTCGCCGCCGACAAGGCCGCAGAAATTGCGCTCTTGCTTGACGACGACATCCGTCTTACCGCCGAAGGCACTTTCCCTCCGGCGAAGTAG
- a CDS encoding ATP-binding protein → MSSRSNSPELPAETPNPFRPTFGASPRFWAGRTVILEGFSEALDSPVGHPDRAMLISGTRGIGKTVLLTELEDLAEARGWISVRAIGSSGMAEHLIHTAIPTHIAKLNPQAETRLKTLGIAGLGRVETELDPRYGQLQPVPTVETRIRQLLEFTSGSGVFIAIDEVQDAPSEDLADVAQAFQNLIKDELPVALAFAGLTVGTRDLLDLPGTTFLRRASAYELGPLTATDTVNLLAATAAGSGIHFGDAAARRAAEASYGFPYLVQLIGALAWKRTKDKAAASQSARDSLTEDSSGELEVSVAVIDEILDEAIDTFGSQVHRPALRHVTDLQRDFLHSMARLGGTEQSIGEIAQLLQRTTTGISRVRAALIKQEIIEPSSHGHVRFTQPYMAEHLLAEPRTRYVQ, encoded by the coding sequence ATGTCCTCGCGTTCGAACAGTCCTGAGCTTCCCGCAGAAACTCCTAATCCTTTCCGCCCGACCTTCGGTGCTTCGCCGCGTTTTTGGGCGGGCCGGACGGTTATTTTGGAAGGGTTTTCAGAAGCTCTCGACAGCCCGGTCGGCCACCCAGATCGCGCCATGTTAATTAGTGGCACCCGCGGGATTGGCAAGACCGTGCTGCTGACCGAGTTGGAGGATCTCGCTGAGGCGCGCGGGTGGATTTCGGTGCGCGCGATCGGCAGCTCCGGCATGGCGGAGCACCTCATTCACACCGCTATTCCCACTCACATTGCGAAATTAAACCCGCAGGCAGAGACCCGGTTGAAGACGCTGGGAATCGCCGGACTCGGCCGAGTAGAAACTGAGCTCGACCCACGCTATGGGCAGTTGCAGCCAGTCCCCACCGTAGAAACTCGTATTCGCCAGCTCTTGGAATTTACCAGTGGCAGTGGCGTCTTCATCGCGATTGATGAAGTCCAAGACGCACCCAGCGAGGATTTGGCCGATGTGGCCCAAGCTTTTCAAAACCTCATTAAAGATGAGTTGCCGGTTGCCCTTGCCTTCGCGGGTCTTACCGTGGGCACCCGGGACTTGCTGGATCTCCCCGGCACCACATTTTTGCGCCGCGCTAGCGCTTATGAACTCGGCCCGTTAACCGCTACGGATACGGTGAACCTTCTCGCCGCCACCGCTGCCGGCTCAGGTATTCACTTCGGGGATGCCGCAGCCCGGCGCGCGGCCGAGGCGTCGTACGGTTTCCCCTACTTAGTGCAACTAATTGGCGCGTTGGCGTGGAAGAGGACCAAGGACAAGGCCGCGGCATCACAGTCTGCTCGCGATAGCTTGACGGAAGACAGCAGCGGTGAGTTGGAGGTCTCGGTGGCAGTAATCGATGAGATTTTAGACGAGGCCATTGATACTTTTGGCTCGCAGGTGCATCGACCAGCGCTGCGACACGTCACTGATTTGCAGCGCGATTTCTTGCATTCTATGGCTCGACTCGGCGGGACAGAGCAATCCATCGGGGAAATTGCGCAGCTGCTACAACGCACTACCACCGGGATTAGTCGTGTCCGTGCCGCACTAATTAAGCAAGAAATTATTGAGCCATCATCCCACGGGCACGTGCGTTTTACGCAGCCCTATATGGCCGAGCATCTGCTGGCAGAACCGCGCACACGGTATGTTCAATAA